A stretch of Chroogloeocystis siderophila 5.2 s.c.1 DNA encodes these proteins:
- a CDS encoding FMN-binding glutamate synthase family protein, which translates to MEREQVLKTSSTYTPEVIAAIQERAELGRYMIRGYGAFRNVPRFDDLVFLTTSLTRLPLEGYREKCTTKTLIGTRYAQRPMELDIPITIAGMSFGALSYNAKVALGRAATLLGTSTTTGDGGMLPAEREASSKLVYQCLPSRYGFNPTDLKKADAIEIVVGQGAKPGGGGLLLGQKVNKVVAGMRTLPEGVDQRSPCRHPDWIGPDDLRIKIEELREATDWEIPIYVKMGATRVKDDVKLAVKAGADAIVLDGMEGGTAATQSIFQEHTGIPTLPALVQAVEALQEIGVYGEVQLIISGGIRSGPDVAKALALGADAVSLGTATLIAMGCNKPVYIEDYHKLGTEPYHCHHCHTGMCPVGITTQDAELMQRLPVDEATTYVANYLQSLVMEIQSLARACGKSNVHNLEREDLVALTLEASAMAKLPLAGTDFIMGQS; encoded by the coding sequence ATGGAGAGAGAACAAGTATTAAAGACAAGTAGTACATATACACCCGAAGTGATCGCCGCAATTCAAGAACGCGCAGAACTAGGTCGCTATATGATTCGTGGTTATGGGGCGTTTCGTAATGTTCCGCGATTTGACGATCTCGTTTTTCTCACGACTTCCCTGACACGACTTCCTCTCGAAGGCTACCGCGAGAAATGCACAACGAAAACTCTAATTGGTACGCGCTACGCCCAACGCCCGATGGAGTTAGATATCCCAATTACAATTGCCGGAATGAGTTTCGGGGCGCTGTCTTACAATGCTAAAGTTGCTCTAGGACGGGCTGCAACATTACTCGGAACCTCAACAACGACGGGTGATGGGGGAATGTTACCTGCTGAACGCGAAGCATCCTCCAAGTTAGTTTATCAGTGTCTCCCTTCACGTTATGGTTTTAACCCGACAGATTTGAAAAAAGCTGATGCAATTGAAATTGTTGTCGGACAAGGTGCAAAACCTGGTGGTGGTGGTTTACTCTTAGGGCAAAAAGTAAACAAAGTCGTCGCTGGAATGCGGACATTACCCGAAGGCGTCGATCAGCGATCGCCGTGTCGTCACCCTGATTGGATTGGTCCTGACGATCTCAGAATAAAAATAGAAGAATTGCGCGAAGCAACTGACTGGGAAATTCCGATTTACGTCAAAATGGGTGCTACCCGCGTTAAAGATGATGTCAAACTTGCGGTCAAAGCGGGTGCAGATGCGATCGTTCTCGATGGGATGGAAGGCGGAACCGCCGCGACGCAAAGCATTTTTCAAGAACACACCGGAATTCCCACACTTCCCGCACTTGTACAAGCCGTAGAAGCTTTACAAGAAATCGGCGTTTACGGCGAAGTACAGCTAATCATTTCCGGTGGTATTCGTTCAGGACCTGATGTTGCTAAAGCTTTAGCTCTAGGTGCAGATGCTGTCAGTTTGGGAACTGCAACTTTAATCGCGATGGGTTGTAATAAACCTGTATATATAGAAGATTACCACAAATTAGGCACTGAACCTTACCACTGTCACCATTGCCATACCGGAATGTGTCCAGTAGGTATTACAACACAAGATGCAGAGTTAATGCAACGGCTACCCGTTGACGAAGCCACAACTTATGTTGCAAACTACTTGCAATCCTTAGTTATGGAAATCCAAAGTTTAGCCCGTGCTTGCGGTAAATCGAACGTCCATAACCTCGAACGCGAAGACTTAGTTGCACTCACCCTTGAAGCTTCTGCAATGGCAAAACTACCGCTTGCCGGTACAGATTTTATCATGGGGCAGTCGTAG